The Manis javanica isolate MJ-LG chromosome 14, MJ_LKY, whole genome shotgun sequence genomic interval GGGGATAGGGAAAACAAGACAGAGAAAGTCCTTCTTCTCATCTTTGTGGGTGAAATCCAGTTGATAGAGGCCCAGTCCTCCCTCCTCCCTAATGTCAGTTCACTGGACCTTTGGATGCAGTATTCTTCCTCCTTAACCTGTTTATGTGAGGTCCCTTTTGCTCGTTATCTGGCCATGAATAAAGTGAAGAAGATGAAACGCTACCATGTTGGAAAGGTGTGGCGGCGGGAGAGCCCAACCATAGTCCAAGGCCGCTACAGGGAGTTCTGCCAGTGCGTAAGTGACCTGATGGAGGCAGTCTGGGGGCTCAAACTCAGGAACTGGCTGCTCAGgggagtttctttttttcccatctttttctttgctGTAGGATTTTGACATTGCTGGTCAATTTGATCCTATGATCCCTGATGCAGAGTGTTTGAAGATCATGTGTGAAATCCTAAGTGGGTTGCAACTGGGGGACTTTGTCATTAAGGTGAGGCCAGGACAGGGCTGAGGGGAGAATTCTGGATTTGGCCTGATGCTGTCCCAAAACATAGGTGAACCCAGCCTTTAAGTCTGTAGTTTCAGAACTTTCTTAGTACAGCTGTTGCATTTCATATATGTCAGGATACAGTTATCATCTGAAATCTCCTTTCTGTCACTTTTATGAGTCAGGAAAGTAGGTACTGTTTTGAGGGAAAGGGCATTAACAaggcatttgggttatttccactgaGTTCATAGGTCAGTGACCGGAGGATTTTGGATGGGATGTTTGCTGTCTGTGGTGTTCCTGAAAGCAAGTTCCATGCTGTCTGCTCCTCAATAGACAAGCTAGACAAGGTAACAAAGAAGGCATGCTTCAGTAGACCCTGTCAGAGTTTCTGCCTTGCTCTCAGTTCTATACCCCTAGAGAAAAATAAGGAGATGGTGGCTGGGTGCGAGGAGGGCGAGGAGACATTCTGAAGCAAGACCTGAGTTTGATTGTGCAGTGGGGATTGTGGCTGCATTTCCTAAGCTGCCTCTCTAGTGACTTTGTTGAGCATAACACATATTGAATGGAAGTGAGTTGTCCTTTTCCAGTTAGAGAAGGAAGCATCTTGGGGCTGGGCTAATGTTTGGGTATTTGTACAGATGTCTTGGAAAAATGTGAGACATGAGATGGTGGAAAAGCAAGGTCTGGCTCCTGAAGTGGCGGATCGAATTGGGGACTATGTCCAATGTCATGGTAAGAACCAGGGTTTTCAGAGCTGTATGATGGAACCAGGGTGAGGGTGATAGGCGAACAGCTTCTGTCTCTGAAGCAGCTCCTTTCCATAGAAATGCTAAGTTTCATAGCCTAGCCTGAATTTAACTCCCCTTTTATTGGAACCATTCTTTGTCCTCATATGGCAAAGGtagaggcagaggaagaaagcCTGGTCATGTGTGGTCAggatcttttttgttgttgttgttctaagTGAGGAGGGATAAATTCGGATGAAACACATGTGGGTGaatagcagaccttatttctccCTTGTCTCCCCAGGTGGGATGTCCTTGGTAGAGCAAATGTGCCAGGATCCTAAACTGTCCCAGAATAAGCAGGCCCTAGAGGGCTTGGGAGACCTGAAGCTGCTATTTGAATATCTGACTTTATTTGGAATTGCTGAGAAGGTAAGCTGCATGGGGAGTGGACCTCGTACAGGGCTCAGGGGCTCTCAGGGTCCTGAGTCATGTCTGGGACTGGCTGTAACCTTTCCCCACAGATCTCCTTTGATTTAAGCCTGGCTCGGGGTCTAGACTACTATACAGGAGTGATCTATGAAGCAGTGCTGCTACAGACCCCAGCTCAGGCTGACGAGGAGCCCCTGCATGTGGGCAGTGTGGCTGCTGGTGGGCGCTACGATGGGCTGGTGGGCATGTTTGACCCCAGGGGCCACAAGGTGCCATGCGTGGGGCTCAGCATTGGGGTGGAGCGGATCTTCTCCATTGTGGAGCAGAGGATGAAGGTAGGTCCTGGATAAGGAAGGGTGGAGTGGGGCTGAAGGCCTAAAAACTCTTGTGTTTCTGGAGGTGCAGTTGGACTGTTTTTGTGAtgattcttttcttgttttttggaatTACTCATGCAAAGGaagattttattagttttattttcttccctgtctTTTATCAGACATCTGGTGAGAAGATACGGACCACAGAGACTCAAGTGTTTGTGGCCACACCGCAGAAGAATTTTCTCCAAGAACGGTTGAGGCTAATTGCAGAGTTTTGGGATGCTGGGATTAAGGTATGCTGATGTCCAAGTCATGTAGGTATATGTGGAGTTCAGGCACCAGGCCCAATTTTACTTTATGCCTAGAGCAGAACAAGACCCTTCTGGTCTTCACTGGAGTATCTTCTTTGGGTTGGAGGGCTAGCTGGttatttctttagaaatgttGGCTCCTGGAGTTTCAGTGATGTAGTCACTTCTAAGCCCTCTACTCTTATCTTCACCATTTTCAGGCAGAGCTACTGTATAAGAACAACCCTAAACTACTAACCCAGCTGCAGTACTGTGAGGACACGGGCATTCCACTGGTGGTTATTATTGGTGAGCAAGAACTGAAAGATGGGGTCATCAAGCTCCGTTCAGTGGccagcagggaggaggtgagtgggGGCAGGCAAAAATAGAAGGGATCGAGTATTTCTACCTATCTTAGattctttaagaaatatttgtcttCTGGCTGAGGAAATATCTCCAAGGCTAATAGTGATAAAGGTGAATGAAGAACCACCCCAGGCAAACACTGTAGCCACTGAGTATTGGCTGGGTGGCAGAAGAAGGACAAATGAAACCTCAGAGGGTGTTTCTAGACTAATCCACAAAATTGACATAGATCCCGTGTTTGAATCCCATTAGTCTTGAGGGCATACAATCTCCAGGTCAGCTTGAAGCCCACATTTCTCCCTACTAGTTGCATAAGTAGTGAGAGCAGCTGCAGAGTAAATGAATCCAGAAAAGCAGTGGCTAATATCACACTCTAGTTCATTACATGAAGGTTCTCTTATGTTTCAGGTGGCCATTAAACGGGAACATCTTGTGACTGAAATTCAGAAGCGACTGTCTGAGTCTTGATCCTTACCTGATTGCCATCTGCTGCTCTTTGTAGCAGCAGATGTTTTATCTAGGACTGAGTTCTTGATGGACCTCACAACTGCTGGCCAGGATGGGTGACaagtgcctctgcctcctctgtCCTTCCTGGATACAGAACTATAGAAGGCCCTAGGGACTCCTGGGCTAGAGCAAGCAGCTATTCTGCATGGGCGCAGATGGCTGGTATGTGAAAGAGACGTGTCCTACCTGCAGATGCAGGTAGCAGATTTAAAGACCATTAAATGCTGCCAAGAAGTGCTGGGATTGTTTATGTGAGCAAGGTTCTAGGAGAGTCAACCTCAGGCTGACGTAATTCTGAACCATTGAGATCAGAAGTCAGATACTTAGCCTTACACTGTGGCTTCTGGACCAAATTCTGGGGATTTGTCTACAACCTTCCCTTGGTCTATCCATCCAGGGAGTTTTTGAGAGAGCAAGGAAGGGACAAATGGCTGCTCTCTGCTTTGAGGACAGAGATGCTATCTCAAAGGCACAGTAGTGCCCATATTTATGTATGTGAATGCCTAACCACTAACAAAACCAGGGTGAGGCCGTTTAACAGGGTGACTGTTAAATTTAATAGGTGACCTAACATGATGGAGGTCTAATCTTTTGAGATTTTGGAGACCATTTCCTGTGCCAGAACCATTGCTGTGGCTATTTCATGTTCTGCCATGGAGGTGACTGTTCTAAAAGTGGTTGGATaatgcattaaataaaatattaaatgtaatggTTTGGGTAATCTGTTATCAAGGGATTAGTTTGTATAGGCCCTAGAAAACGCTTTATTGTGCACTGGAGAATTCTAAACTAGAATTAACCTTTCTTGGGGTGACGCTTCTGTCACCCATGCCAAGGGAGCAGCCAGTTTCCCCCATCCACTCTTACCCCGCAGCTTGGAGATACAGTCCTGTTACTAAATCAACATATAGTGAGCCGTCCACTAGAGTTCTTCACCCTGGAGTGTTGCTGCTGATTGGCCTTCCCAATCCAATCATGTTGATTAAATTGTGCCCTATAGATTAATTGAATGATTATAATGTTCCTCAGTGGAGGGAAAGATGAGTTAACCAAGTGGTGATAGCGTTGCTTCAAGATAAAGAGACAAAGTGCAAAAGGCACTTTCCATATGTGTGTTGGGAAAGCTTCAGCCTTTGCAAACACTTTGGTGTTTCAGGGCCTTATATTTAGTGCATACAGGTAAATGGGGCATCTAGAGCCCCCATTAACAGTGGTTCCGCCTTAAAAAAGGTTCAGAAACTTTTGGCAGTGCACACAGAATTGATTTAGACTAGATAAGAGGGCATTgatctgaacctcaatttccccTTTTGTAGAATAGACGTGTTGGACTAGGCAACCTTGTGATGCTTGTTTTGaaagggcaaaaaagaaaaaaagtttgcaGGTGCCCGTACTTCCGTGTTGCCTCATATTCACCCTGCGCATGCGCTATTTCCTTGGAGCAGAGGCGGAGCCGACAATCCTGTTTGAGAAGCTTTCCAGTCAGCGCATGAGGAACTCGGAACTCTCCGTTTATTGGACGGCAGCCTTGCTTTACGGCTCAAGTCCGCTCTTTCCGGCATTTTTCGGCTCCCCATTCACTTCGCAGTGAAGATGGCGTCGGGTAGCGGGGTAGGTGGTGTGTGTGAGGAGGCGGCTGCTGGGGGCTGAGTAGGGGGTGGCTTCCTAGCGCAGAATATGCCGCACCCGTCTGCGTTCTGACACCTCCTTGAGATCCAGCGACACGTGTTCAAGAGCCCCCTCGTAAGGCCCTGGCACAGGGTCAGTAGAGTCGCGGAGGTCTCCGGTTGGGGTCCTGAGGCCACTCAGCCTCCTGGTGCTGTCCGGAGACGCTTCGTTCTGGACAGGCCCCGGGGCCGCCTTGGCTGCCAGGACGTGGTTGCCTATTTCTCTAGGGGTCAGATACGATTAGCGACGAATCTTGAGCGCTTTTTTCCCCCACAGACAAAAAACTTGGACTTCCGTCGAAAGTGGGACAAAGATGAATATGAGAAGCTCGCTGAGAAGAGGCTcacggaagagagagaaaagaaggatggTGGGTGCCTGTTCCATCAAGGTCTAAGGGTATCAGAGGTGATGCTGTGGCTGGAGAGCGGGTGGAGAGTTGAAATGCCCCGTCTTCCTCTCCTGTGTAACCTCTGGCAGAACGTTGCCTCACTGGGCCTTGATTTCTTCACGCATAAAATGAGAGCGAGGAGATGGACTGAAGTGGTTTGGAGGTGCTTTCCAGCTCTGTTGCCCTCCGCTTCCTTGCCCTCCCTTGCTTGGCTCATTTAGTACTTCCCAAAGCACAGGTAAGAGACTGAGATCATAATAGTGACACAGGAGAAGTTAAGTGCAGTTTTTGGCTGCTGTGCATTACTGCTGTTGAGGAGCCCCTCTTTCCCTGGCAATTGCTTCAATCAAAGAACTGTCCCAATCAAACCCTTCCCCTGAAATCTAAGGAGGGCAGGTTTACACCAGGAAATGGTTGTTTCAGCCAGTGTTGAGTAGGGCTGTTCTCTGCTTTGTACAATGTCACGGAATTGATGTTCCTTTCCTAGATAGAGATTCCACTATACAAAAAGAAATGTCTTATTTTCTTAACTGTTTTCAAACTTGTGCATTGTTGTTCTGCTTTACTTCTTCACCACCTTGCACACACTTAtccattttagtttttatgtAACTTGCATAATAGCGGTTGGTATGTAACAGGTATTTCCTAAATGTTGGTCCCCTTTTTAATTTTCCTCAGCTCCCAGAGGATTCCTTTCTGTGTTATGCTTGGGGTATCTGTCTGAAAGCATTACTGAGTGTCCTTGCTCTCTTAACGGGTTGCATTTTGTGAAAATTCAGAATTCCTCCCTTCAGTTCagttaataaatagaaattattgCTTTTAGACTGGTTGGAGTAAAGTGGAGAAAAGCTGTAGAGAGTTAAGGATTACTTACCTTTCTCCTGCATTTGGATTTTCCCTAGCTGCTGCTAGAAGCGCCTGTTGTATCCCTTGCTTCAGGTTTCAAAAGGAAATGTGAGCACACCTCTGGATTTTGAgttacatgcatttttttttttggttcaagGAACTGTAATATTGAAGGGACTTTCTTCCCTGTTATATTTCAGGAAAACCAGTGCAGCCAGTCAAGCGGGAGCTTCTCCGGCATAGGGACTACAAGGTGGACCTGGAATCCAAGCTTGGAAAGACAATTGTCATTACCAAGACTACCCCACAATCTgagatgggagggtgagtggttTTCCATCTTTTTCAGCAGCCAGGAGCAGACAGAGGAAACTGTCTATGTTGGTTTTATGAAGTGTTGAGGAGGGTCTTTTGCCCTAGACTTACAACTTTGTTGCCTATAATTCCAGTCTAGGTTTGTTGTTCTTTGCCCCTCAAGTTCTCAAGTTAACATAGTGGTGTCTCAAGGAGAGGTTACTCTGTAGGCATCTCCATATTAGCACTATAACtactactaaatattttaaaagggattCTTTGTTCTCCTgccagaggaagaaatgaaagaaaggactACCGAGGACATCTTTGGGGGAGAAATTAGGTGAAGCAAGAATGGGGGCTAGAAGCTGGTGATGTATAAAGGGGGTTGAGGTTCCAGAATGGTTGCCAAGCCTATAGTTGTTATGCATTGCCTGATTGTGCACCTTCCTTCTAGAGCAAGACTAAAATCTGTAGGAAGAAGGGTCCCACAAGAACTTTCTTTTGTTCACCACTACTTCTCTGTCCGTTTAGGTCTTTCAGTAAGATGGCAAAACAAACAGTAACGAGTGACACATCTTTGCGCTGCTTTGTAAACCCATTGCTGTCATTCCTCTCTGTATGTTATCTGTTGCATGTATATTAACAAATGAAGCAGCATGAAAAAATGAATTGCTCGTGATTTTTGTGGGTAAGGAATCTGGGAATGGCTGACCGACGTGGTTCTGGTTCAGGGTGCCTCACAAAACTTCAGTCGAGGTGTTTGCTGGGTCTGCATTCAGCTGAGACGTAAGTGGGGGTGGAGGATCTGCTTGCAAGCTCTCCCATGTGCCTGTGGTTTGGAAACCTCAGTTCGTTGCCCCACGGGCTTCTCCATAGTGCTGCTGACAGGAAAGCAAATGGCTTTCCTGGAGCAGGCGATCCAGCTGGGCAGCCGCAGACAGAAGCcgttttttttttacaacctcATCTCGGAAGTGGCATCGCATCACTTTTGACAACTTCAAACTAGGAGGGGGCTACACGGGGTTGGAATGTCAGGAAATTGGGGGTTATCAAGGCAACCATCTTGGAGACTGTCTACCATGCTCTTCCAAGAGCTAAGCCTTTACGTGAGTGAGAAGTGCCTCCTTCTAAAAAGGAAGTTTTACCTAAAAATATGTTTCTAGGTTGAAAACGGTAAGATCCCTATAACCACATTTTGCCCAACTGCTGCTCCTTTCTGTCTGCTAGATATTACTGCAATGTCTGCGATTGTGTGGTGAAGGACTCCATCAACTTCCTGGATCACATTAACGGAAAGAAACGTAAGGCTTGGAGGTAGTTTGTGACCGGGGCTGGGATTGGGTTTCTGTTGGGCTCCTTTGTAATGCCTGGCGAATTCTCGCATTGCTTCAGTACAGGCCATCCTTTACTTCCTTACCTAATGTTTTTGGAGGCCATGAGGTGAGACACTGTTCTAGACTCTCAACAAGCCATGGTCTTCTGGGCCCAGCTGTCCCCACTGGTGTGCGTCCGTAAGGGCAGTTGAAAGCCCCTTGCGTCTTGTTATCCGGGTCAGCTCCTTCTGGAAACAAAGCCAAGGGAGTTTCTTCCAGCTGTAATTACTTCTGCTGTGTGTTTTATGGGATCCATGTCAGGAAAAGTCTTTTTGAGGGCCTGAGGTGTTGTAACAACGTCACCGTCTTTGTGGTTGATCCTACCCAGATCAGCGAAACCTGGGGATGTCTATGCGTGTGGAGCGCTCCACCTTGGATCAGGTGAAGAAACGTTTTGAAGTCAACAAGAAGAAGATGGAAGAgaagcaaaaagattatgatttTGAGGAAAGGATGAAGGAGCTCAGAGAAGAGGTGAGGCTCTGtgccattttcttttccctccctagGCTTTGAATTTTATGTTGTAAATCATGGAGAGGCTCTCTTCCTCGTCACCTCCCATCCCTGGAGGGTCATTTTATGTCCTGAATTTCTGTATAATAGGGAAACATTTATTGTCCTTGTTTGGGATTGTCATCATCTAAAGGAAATGACTCTGAACCTCTCCTTTTTTCTGGAGTCTTTGGGCCATACTTTTTACTACAGGACAGATTGACTAAATGTACCTAGTCTCCAAGAGGCCTGTGGCACTGGGTCAGAATTCCATTTCCTCCATTTATTGGCTGtgaatcttgggcaagttatatgACCtccctgtgcctcggtttccccataaTAGACCATAATAGACATACTAGTATATAATACACAAAGCACAGTTCTTAGCATGTACTACATACCTCACAATGTTAGCTGCTTTTATATGTTTTGTCCCATAACCTTGTTAAGATCTAGAGATGAACTAGAATGTAGGATTGAGGAGTGCACTTCACAGGCTAAAACTTCTCTTTCTTGGTAATTCCTGAACTTTCTCATTCCTGGTcatctttcctgtttttcctcTGCTCTTGAAATTTTACTTGTCTCTAACTATTTTCTCCTAAGGATAGAAAGGAATCTTGAAGCTCACCTGTCTCTTTCAACATTTGGCCAGGAGTCTGAACTGATTCTGAGTGATTTCCCCCCTAGGAGGAAAAGGCCAAAGCctacaagaaagagaaacagaaggagaagaaaaggagggcCGAGGAGGACTTGACATTTGAGGAGGAGGATGAGATGGCCGCTGTGATGGGCTTCTCTGGCTTTGGTTCCGCCAAGAAGAGTTACTGAGGCTCTCTGTGCTTGTCTCTTTGCTGGGCTTAACCCTGTGTGTGGGGGTGTCATTTTTCGGGGGTACTTGGGAAAGTCCTTAACAGTGGCAGTGGGGAGGGCTAGAGGGTGGGTGTTCGTGGTTACCCTCTGCCTTGGGAGAGAGCACAGGAGGCAGAGGTGATGCTGTGGCATATTCCTTCAGCCTCAGTGTATCACTGGAGTCACAGCGCTTGTGCCCATTTGAGTTCCCAATAAAGAAAAACCTCCTTTTCTGAGGCTGCTTTCCCAAAACTTCCCCTGCATTTTCCCCTCTTCATCTGTCCAATATTTTCTCTGAGCATCCTACATTTATCCTGTGTTctgcatttgttttaatttgactCTTGCTTAGCCTGCAGTGGAAAGGTTCTCTGGGCCCCCAGTTTCCAGTGGGTAGCATATCCTTCTCCAGCCCTACTTTCCCCTACACCCTCCCTGGGATTCTCCGGCCACCTGTGCATGCATGTATACTGCCTGGGTTAGTGGTATGCGTGGATGTGTGTGCATGAATCTGTCACATCGAGGGAGCCTGAGTTAGAGCCTCAGAGCACGGCTGCCTTGGGGCCTGATGTTCTTGGCTTCCTCAGTGCATGTAACAGGAcattaaatgaatgagtgtttGGTGTGTTTTTTTGTCTGGTGAGTTTTTTAACCTTTGTTTTTTGATATGTAGACTGTTCAGCTTTtcctgtttgtttcattttattgaggattactctgtttttgtcttccttgtaAGCAGGCTCTTGGAAGAACCTGTttgatgcaaaaaagaaaagaaaaaaaaacctcatatgGGAGCCCTTGGGTCTCAGAGGCTGTTCAACATGTATAATAAATGGCATTGACTGGGCCTATTTCACATTTGGGAACATTCCATGTTTTTCCCTGTGTATTGTTTTTTCTTCCCACGCTGAGGATTTCCATATAGAGCTTATTCTCCCTTCATTTGAGCCTTGTCACTTTTCTTCTAGGTTCCTCAACAAGAGTTGTATTTTCCTCTGATGGGATCTGTGTCCAGAGGAGTTTGAACAAAACTTTTCATACAATTTTAGCCTCCTTTGATCTTCTGTTTTTGGAACAGCAGAGCTCAGGGATGAACTTAGTGTTGACCTTGTCGCCTGCAGTTAGGCAGGCGCAGGGTCACTCAGCTTCAGCACTGTTGACCTTTTGGGCTGGGTAATTCTTTGCTGTGTGGGCTCCCTTGTGGATTGTAGGAATGTTGAGCAGTATCCCTAGCCTAtactcactagatgccagtagcatccaCCCAGGCCTGCGTTGTGACAGCTAAAGATGTCCGTGTCCCTGGAAGTGTGTGTGAAATCTGTCTGCCCAGCCCATTGAGAAGTGCCTTCCCTACTTGGTCTAACTTGAGAATTCGAGGGCACAGACTGGTTAACTAAAGGAAAGACAACTTTGTATTCCCTCGATCAGATACTGTTCCAAGTCCCaggaatagagaggaaaaaaaatttagtctCAAACAATAGTTACACAGACTTCAAGCAAGTGAATTCTATAATAGCTTTAGCTCTCTATTTGGTCTGAAAAGTAGGCTCTATCGGGTTAAAGCTGCCACCATTTGGCTTACTCTCTCTTCCTCATGTAGCCCCTACCCCACACACCTTTATGTAGCATCCACTGTGGGTCCCCTAAAGGGGTACGCTTCCTTTGGACTCTTGTACAAAATTCCCTTGCTGTCAGGCATATTTTTGCCTGATTTGTTTCTGATAATGAATCTTGCCATTGGGAACACTGAATGTCTTTACTAGCTCAAAGTTTCACATATGCTTTGTTTGGCCAGTTCTGGGAAGATTAGTGGATGGTTTCCTTGGCAGGATTGTGTGCTGTACCAAGTCCTTAACCCTAGTCACTGGGGTCTTTTTGCTCCCCCTTTTCAAAGCAGGCTAGAGAAGGTTGTCAGCTGAGGTCCATGGTTCAGGATTCATTCTAAAGATGTGTGGCTTAAAACgatctctctccctctttggTACAGTGGAATCTCACCTCAGGTCATATTTACTTAAAAGCAGTTCTGAATTCCAGAGTCTCTAAATTCTCTTGAGACTGGCAAGTGGTTT includes:
- the LOC108392117 gene encoding histidine--tRNA ligase, mitochondrial isoform X3, giving the protein MIPDAECLKIMCEILSGLQLGDFVIKVSDRRILDGMFAVCGVPESKFHAVCSSIDKLDKMSWKNVRHEMVEKQGLAPEVADRIGDYVQCHGGMSLVEQMCQDPKLSQNKQALEGLGDLKLLFEYLTLFGIAEKISFDLSLARGLDYYTGVIYEAVLLQTPAQADEEPLHVGSVAAGGRYDGLVGMFDPRGHKVPCVGLSIGVERIFSIVEQRMKTSGEKIRTTETQVFVATPQKNFLQERLRLIAEFWDAGIKAELLYKNNPKLLTQLQYCEDTGIPLVVIIGEQELKDGVIKLRSVASREEVAIKREHLVTEIQKRLSES
- the LOC108392117 gene encoding histidine--tRNA ligase, mitochondrial isoform X1; the protein is MPQLGLLHRRAWTYLLGQLLRPPSAVCIGEVHYHSQVAEAMLTSQLKPHQDKSNFIIKTPKGTRDLSPQQMVVREKILSMVVSCFKRHGAKGLDTPAFELKEVLTEKYGEDSRLIYDLKDQGGELLSLRYDLTVPFARYLAMNKVKKMKRYHVGKVWRRESPTIVQGRYREFCQCDFDIAGQFDPMIPDAECLKIMCEILSGLQLGDFVIKVSDRRILDGMFAVCGVPESKFHAVCSSIDKLDKMSWKNVRHEMVEKQGLAPEVADRIGDYVQCHGGMSLVEQMCQDPKLSQNKQALEGLGDLKLLFEYLTLFGIAEKISFDLSLARGLDYYTGVIYEAVLLQTPAQADEEPLHVGSVAAGGRYDGLVGMFDPRGHKVPCVGLSIGVERIFSIVEQRMKTSGEKIRTTETQVFVATPQKNFLQERLRLIAEFWDAGIKAELLYKNNPKLLTQLQYCEDTGIPLVVIIGEQELKDGVIKLRSVASREEVAIKREHLVTEIQKRLSES
- the LOC108392117 gene encoding histidine--tRNA ligase, mitochondrial isoform X2, giving the protein MPQLGLLHRRAWTYLLGQLLRPPSAVCIGEVHYHSQVAEAMLTSQLKPHQDKSNFIIKTPKGTRDLSPQQMVVREKILSMVVSCFKRHGAKGLDTPAFELKEVLTEKYGEDSRLIYDLKDQGGELLSLRYDLTVPFARYLAMNKVKKMKRYHVGKVWRRESPTIVQGRYREFCQCDFDIAGQFDPMIPDAECLKIMCEILSGLQLGDFVIKVSDRRILDGMFAVCGVPESKFHAVCSSIDKLDKMSWKNVRHEMVEKQGLAPEVADRIGDYVQCHGGMSLVEQMCQDPKLSQNKQALEGLGDLKLLFEYLTLFGIAEKISFDLSLARGLDYYTGVIYEAVLLQTPAQADEEPLHVGSVAAGGRYDGLVGMFDPRGHKVPCVGLSIGVERIFSIVEQRMKTSGEKIRTTETQVFVATPQKNFLQERLRLIAEFWDAGIKAELLYKNNPKLLTQLQYCEDTGIPLVVIIGGH
- the ZMAT2 gene encoding zinc finger matrin-type protein 2 gives rise to the protein MASGSGTKNLDFRRKWDKDEYEKLAEKRLTEEREKKDGKPVQPVKRELLRHRDYKVDLESKLGKTIVITKTTPQSEMGGYYCNVCDCVVKDSINFLDHINGKKHQRNLGMSMRVERSTLDQVKKRFEVNKKKMEEKQKDYDFEERMKELREEEEKAKAYKKEKQKEKKRRAEEDLTFEEEDEMAAVMGFSGFGSAKKSY